The sequence below is a genomic window from Gossypium hirsutum isolate 1008001.06 chromosome A11, Gossypium_hirsutum_v2.1, whole genome shotgun sequence.
TGCTTAAGGAGGAAAATGAGCAAGAAGAAGAAGTTTTCGGTCAAGTATGTTTGTGTTCCTAATAGATTTTTGGTTATTGGTTCATGAAATATATTTTGGTACTAGGTTATAATGCTCTCATATTTGTTTGCCTTGTATCTTCTCTGAATCAAGCTTGGTGATTTGTTGGGAACTTTGATCAAAACATTCAAGGCATCCTTCCTGCCTTTCTTCCAGGAGCTTACATCTTATATAACCCCTATGTGGGTGAGTTCTTTGTCCTTATTATATCTCTTATTTACATGTATGTGAATTGGTTTTGTGGAGTAAGTGCTCTAAATTTACTTAAGTACTGTTCGCTTCCTTTCTACTCTTTTCTTGGAGAAAAAGACATAGAGTTTCTACTGCATTAACAGAGGTGTTAGGCCTATTAACTGGCTGATAAATTTACTGATTATACAGGGTAAGGATAAAACAGCCGAAGAAAGGAGAGTTGCTATCTGTATATTTGATGATATTGCTGAGCACTGTCGTGAGGCAGCTCTTAAGTATGCACTTCCCTGCTTAACTATTATGAGAATGCCAACTCTGGAAGTCCTTTTAGATATTTATGCTGAATATTTTGGGCAGGTATTATGACACATATCTTCCCTTCCTTTTGGAGGCATGCAATGATGAAAGCCCTGATGTTCGACAGgtttttttatctaattattatCAGTTGTCTTGTGCTTTAGTCAATCTGGATTGTGTTGAGAATATATGTGCTTCATTTTTCAGGCAGCTGCTTTTGGGGTTGGCTTGTGTGCTGAGTTTGGCGGATTGGTGTTCAAACCTCTTATCCAAGGTTGCTGCACACTTGCATCActactttttttccttttaagttATTGTCTCCTTAGTTTAATCAAATgatactttctttttatttagaGGCCCTCTCCAGGCTTAATGCTGTTATCAGACACCCTAATGCATTGCATTTGGACAATGTGATGGCTTATGACAATGCGGTTTCCGCTCTTGGAAAAATATGCCAATTTCATCGGGATAGTATAGATGCTGCTCAGGTACTTGTGTCATTGCATAATCCTTTTTGTGTACGTTTTTCTGTTGAAATTATTATCATGCTCAATCTTTGCACTTCAATGTTAGACTGGTTCATGTTCATTTCTAAATGAACTTGTCACAATTGAGATTTATGATATGTTGGAGAAAATTTTCTTGCGTGGTTCATGATCTACATTGCATTAGTCTTCTGCCTTCAATTTCCCTATTGTGATGTGGGGATGCATTTCTTGGATTTCAGTTTCAACCAATTTTCAATCTAGGAATTTTGTTAACCAGCTAAGATGACCTTTCATGACCTTTCAGTCGTCAGGAAAAATTGATTTGCTCACAGCAATGACCTTACTAGTCATTGGCTAAAAGTACATGGCCCTTTACATGGCCACAGTCTGAATACCAGAGAGAGTAGAGAAAAAGAGGTTGAAGCTGTTATAAACTGATGGTTTGTTGATGCAACTCATTTAGCAGCAGACAAAAAAGGTCTTTGTTTCTGGATGTAGTGTGCTATGTTAAGACAATAATAATAGAATCAAGAAAATAGCAGCTAGCTACTCTGTAGGAGATTATTTTTATACCTTAGCagttatttacttattttgagTTGAAGGAAGAGATTGGATTTACGTTCAGGTTCTACAAATCCCAATTTGTTGCCTTTCTAATAAAAATGTTTGTAGTAACCTCACTTTTATCTCAGAAAATTGCCACTTCTTGTCCAAGTCCTTTTAGCAAGGTTGATATAATAAGTCTAGCTACTTTCTTACAATATCGATCTTTCTGTTTGGCAGATTCTTCCAGCTTGGTTAAGTTGCTTGCCGATAAAAGGTGATCTGATTGAGGCCAAGATTGTTCATGAACAGCTATGTTCTATGGTTGAAAGGTAGGCTATAAGAGTTATTGGAACGTTCTGTGAAAAGTTTGCTTCTCTGTATCATTTGTCTGGTCCCTTTTTTCCTGGCCGTgcattttaaaaacaattgcatCTGTTATCAGGTCAGATCAGGAACTTTTAGGGCCCAACAATCAATATCTTCCTAAGATAGTTTCTGTTTTTGCAGAGGTATCATCTTGACCATATTTTAAGTGTTGTGTGTTCCTTTTGGTTGTTATTCATCattatttataagaaaatattgatGATATAGGTTTTATGTGCTGGTAAAGATCTGGCAACAGAGCAAACTGCTAGTAGAATGATAAATCTGATAAGGCACTTCCAGCAATCATTACCTGCATCTACTCTGGCATCAACCTGGTCATCCTTGCAGCCACAGCAGCAGCTTGCTTTGCAATCAATTCTATCATCCTAGTTATGGTGTCATTGATGAGGAAAGCTTCTGATTCCTGTATTCTTAGCCttctacaaatttaaaaaaacaaaaaatcaattaTGGATTTTATATAATAGAAGGTAAAAGAAAAGTAGAAAGTGGTGAGGGTTTTGTTGGTGAGTAATGTTTTCacctatttatttattgttttgataGCATGTTCTATAATTTTTTTGGCACTGTTTTGGCCAATGCGTATGGTGGTTGAAGGTTGAATATAGCAAAATTTTGGTATAGGAAgtgcataataataatacaagGGACTTGTAATTGGTCCGTTTCTTTCTCTCAAATTGTTAATGATGGTTTTAGTATCATTTTCATCATCAAGCAAACATCAAACGCATTCCTTTAGATTTAAGATTTTCTACAACATTGAATAAACATGCTGCAATTTAACAGTGATCTTTTTGTGACACCTACTAATTCAATGCATCGAGAAAATCTAAAACCGGACTTTCATAGGAGAAACACGCAAAACTAAAATGAACAGCAACAAAAGCAAGAATTTAATGAGGGTTTACAATTCCTGGAGGGAAACAAATTACTTGACACAAGAAAATTACATTCAGGTCGACATTAGGGATCAATTAGAAGGGCTTCTGGAGAGAGTTGAAATTTAACTGACATCCAATCCTATAAGGAAGGTTGGAGAGCTAACCATGATGAATCAGTACTGTAGCACTGTGTTACCTTGCATGATATACCTTTCAAGGCCACTTTAATTATTAGGGTTGTTTGGATTTCTCATGGAAATAAGACAAGgtcttatatatgtatatacgtatATTTTTATTGTCGATGACATCCGAAGATGGCTTGTTACCTTTTGCTTGCATAAGATCAAAAAATCTGTTGATAGTTTTGTCTGTTATGAGGTAATGGTGAGTAATTTAAAGAGTAGGTGCAATTGTCTGAGTCAAGTAAGCAATAGGTTTTTGAAGCATACTTTTTTGTGTTCATCTGAGATTCCAGGGGATTATCTCTAGTCCCTCCAAGTGGCAAGCTTTGAGGCTCTCttgaaatttgtttttttaaatttgtcttaaattttGACTTGGTTAAAAGGGTGAGACTCTTGGGAGAGAATGGGGACAACTAGACAAGGACTAACCAACCTCCTTGCCCTTGCCCTAAGTTTGAGGTttgtcttaaaaatatatatattgttcttGGGTTGAAAAATTACATTCTTGTCCTTGAAAAGGTAGATTTTGTCTTGAAATGAACATAAATAATTTGGATGAATCCATCACAGACAATTTTGCCAACTCTTCCAAGAATTTTTTTATTGGCCCCTTTTTATAATGCTTTAAAAAATCACAAGTTGGAGAAGGGGCACATAAGACATTGCAGTGAAAGTCAAAAGCAAGCATAAGTACCTGAAATAAGACAAACACAAGAAAACACACACAAAGAATCTTGGGTGGTTAGCTAAATCGCTTATAGAAAACTCAGACCTCCTTTTAAGCATATAAATCCCCCATTATTCATTGACAATCGACCAAGTAGTAGGATACACCTTCTGTTCTTCTTCACCATTGATACCTTTTAAACCCCCCCCCCCTCAATTCTATTCCGATGGAAATCCAGTTCCAACAACAAAAATCAGTTATTCCTGTTAGCAAGGGGAGCAAATTCAAGGGAAGAAATAAAAAGATCAATAAGGTTAACAAGTTTGTTGGTGTAAGACAAAGACCTTCTGGTAAATGGGTAGCTGAGATCAAAGACACAACCAAAAATATCAGGATGTGGCTTGGCACCTTTGACACTGCTGAAGATGCTGCTAAAGCTTATGATGAAGCTGCTTGCCTTCTCCGTGGTTCCAATACTCGCACCAACTTTGTTACTCACGTCTCCTTCGATTCTCCTCTTGCTTCTCGGATTCGTAATCTTCTTAACACCAAAAAAGAAGCTAAACAACAAACTGTTCTAGCCTCAGCCCCCACAAGTTTTAGCCTCAGCCCCAGCCCCAGCTGTAGTATTACTACTAGCAGCGGTAGTTGTAATAGCGGCGGAGGCCTAAGCAATGAGAATTCTTCTCCTGTTGAAATGGTTCAAGATACTCAGCTGTTTGATGATGCATATAAACCTGATATGAGCAATTGCACAAGGGAATTAGAGTGTGCATCTTCTCAATCAGATTTTTCTTATATCTGTGAAACAGGGTTTAACAGGTTTCTTTATACACAAGAAATCATGAATTTTCCAGAGGAAACTGGTTCTGAGTTAACAGAATTCGAGAGGATGAAAGTGGAAAGACAAATATCAGCTTCACTTTATGCAATGAATGGAGTTCAAGAGTGTATAGAAACTGTCAATGAATCTGGTGAAGCCTTGTGGGATCTTCCACCACTATGCTCTTTGTTTTCCTACAAGTTCTGAAACATGATCTTCAATAGGTCTTAGCTTCAATTTATCCTTGTAAAATCAAGAGAGTAGATGATTTAGGTTTCATTGCTTGTTATTGTAGGCCACAAGGACAAAATAACAGCCAGGGACCAGAGATGATCTCCATTTTGTAAAATGTCAACTATTCCTTTGGAAGGTCTTATCCATCTCTCAATATAAAAAAGTCTATGAAATCATGCTGATTTAATGATGATCtttatatctttcatttttctctaTGCCAAATAGGGCTCAGATATTTCAATTAGATTCTCAAGTACGGTTTTGTTGCCTTAGGGTGAATCTGTGTGTAGAAGTTTGAGATCTTGAAAATTAAAAGGACGGTAGGTTGATGGTTTTCCCTATTTTATATAATCATGATCAACCTATGAACCAAAAACAGAATACAGCCATGCTATGCTATGCTCCACTTAATGTGGTTTCGGGTACAACAGTCTCAAATCATTGCAAAATGAATCCCTAAATGCATCTAATCACATTCAAATGGGAATTAATTTTGAGTTCATTATGTTTGAGCGTGCTTTTCTAACAATAAATCCTCTGAAAAGATGCTTTCTTCTTAATGAATCACTTATGACAGTTGCATTACCTCTGAAATTAGTGATCCACTTTGAGGCTGGAATGTGAAGGGATTAAGATCTTTGGAAAGCTTGTTGATGATTTATCAAGCTTCAGCACTCCCATATTGTGACAAACGGTGTGTACAAAGGAATAAACCCACCTTTATATGGCTAACTGGCTATTACTAGCTGCTCTAGGTTCATGGAGACAAGTTGCAGCCTGTAATCCGAACTGAAGTAGGATTTTGAAGTTAGCTCACCCTTGTGCGATCGCGATCCTGAGTCAATCAAAGTTCAGTGACTCAATTGAGAATTTTGTCATAGTTCTGTGACTAATGATGAAACTTTGCTAACATGCTTTCTTAAAGAATTCTTGATTTTCTTTGAATGAAAAGCTTCTAGTTCCAATTACAAACctttattttaaacatttaatcaaacaGAAGAATGGGAAACCTTTATTACTAGTTAAGTCTCTAGTTTTTTGCCGTTGCAACTTGAATTGTTGCCAAGTCCATTATCTAACTGTTCCCTGACTATATTTTAAACCAATCGAGATAATGTTGATGTAGGAACAAAAAGAAGAATcaggagcatttattttgtttaatcAAGTAGGTTAGCTCGGGGATAAGGACATACCAAGATCACCCATACGGGCAAGTGGTAGCTAGCTACCAACTATTGAGACAGAAAAGATAAGGTTCTATCCATACTACTATCTAATGATCTTAAAGAAATCATTAATGTGTTCCAATGGGACCCACTTACACAATTTTTATTACTGTATTCTAGATATTTTGTGGATGTTCTTCTGCAGGTTATATATTAAGAAAATCTACTTGAATCCAGGGTGAATGTTAGACCTGA
It includes:
- the LOC107891736 gene encoding ethylene-responsive transcription factor ERN1; the protein is MEIQFQQQKSVIPVSKGSKFKGRNKKINKVNKFVGVRQRPSGKWVAEIKDTTKNIRMWLGTFDTAEDAAKAYDEAACLLRGSNTRTNFVTHVSFDSPLASRIRNLLNTKKEAKQQTVLASAPTSFSLSPSPSCSITTSSGSCNSGGGLSNENSSPVEMVQDTQLFDDAYKPDMSNCTRELECASSQSDFSYICETGFNRFLYTQEIMNFPEETGSELTEFERMKVERQISASLYAMNGVQECIETVNESGEALWDLPPLCSLFSYKF